A genomic region of Paramormyrops kingsleyae isolate MSU_618 chromosome 19, PKINGS_0.4, whole genome shotgun sequence contains the following coding sequences:
- the LOC111834492 gene encoding uncharacterized protein, with the protein MVNAAVTSSPAPTSGLEGKWSAALAWKPRERKLKAPSMWDTAVCDMSTERKAATKRPADKIIAGPDSRKARQCQIDQPTTSWGEKTTDEEAPTVQVALQNARQMIEHQKVEIATLKEKVDMLTQDRDFLRERLKEALALKAWKQEETSAGLRKQSLQETEDSSSSQSLEDSEYSEEEDSSEDNKKKSKKKSKKRPKPKKPKKVRKMRVKTPDDSIRRYNMVLGKVQKEHISKAEAYAKLGVDRNTIVSQAPIAELAASSPDIFKTLRATFKRKDSLRRFAETCRSFCQQEPTATSILKKKEEGCLLDIYKNWASIPHLSL; encoded by the exons ATGGTTAACGCGGCTGTGACGTCATCCCCAGCCCCGACTTCCGGCCTCGAAGGTAAATGGAGCGCAGCATTAGCGTGGAAGCCAAGGGAGCGAAAGCTTAAAGCACCATCCATGTGGGACACGGCAGTGTGTG ATATGTCCACAGAGAGGAAGGCTGCAACAAAGCGACCTGCTGATAAAATCATAGCAGGACCAGACAGTAGAAAAG CACGCCAATGCCAGATTGACCAACCGACAACTTCTTGGGGTGAAAAGACTACAGACGAAG AAGCCCCTACCGTGCAGGTGGCTCTGCAGAATGCCAGACAGATGATAGAACACCAGAAGGTAGAAATTGCAACATTAAAGGAGAAGGTTGATATGCTCACGCAAGACCGTGACTTCCTCAGAGAGAGACTTAAAGAGG CTCTGGCGCTCAAAGCTTGGAAGCAGGAGGAGACCTCAGCGGGgctgaggaagcagagtctccAGGAGACGGAGGACTCCTCATCCTCGCAGTCACTCGAGGACTCGGAGTACTCCGAAGAAGAGGATTCCTCCGAGGACAACAAAAAGAAGTCAAAGAAGAAGTCAAAGAAGCGGCCCAAGCCCAAAAAGCCCAAGAAAGTTAGGAAAATGAGAG TAAAAACTCCAGATGATTCCATCCGTCGCTACAACATGGTGTTGGGGAAAGTTCAGAAGGAGCACATTAGCAAAGCTGAAGCTTATGCGAAACTCGGAGTGGACAGAAACACCATCGTGTCTCAGGCCCCTATCGCCGAGCTCGCAGCTTCCAGTCCTGATATTTTCAAAACACTCAGGGCgacatttaaaagaaaagacAGCCTGAGGCGGTTTGCAGAAACCTGCAGGAGCTTCTGTCAACAGGAGCCCACAGCTACTTCAATACtcaaaaagaaggaagaaggatGTTTACTGGACATTTATAAAAACTGGGCCTCCATTCCTCATCTCTCTCTCTAG